From Rhodovastum atsumiense, a single genomic window includes:
- a CDS encoding glycosyltransferase family 2 protein yields MTTALSTVLLVAGFLLLTMILLLALEVIAASMAGEEPLAPAEISPHAPRIAVLVPAHDEGRRIVPLLSDLRVSCPASARVLVVADNCTDDTAAIARAEGAEVIERHDPGQRGKGFALAFGVAHLALTPPDIVVIIDADCRVRPGTVAMLATICAGTNRPVQSVDSMIGEDPTSASQRVAEFAWHLNTYVRSLGLARCGWPVRLMGTGMAIPWTALKEIDLATGNVVEDLSLSLDLTELGYPPLFCRSAVVESAFPSSVQGMRTQRQRWELGALRTAMQEGPIRLWRAARRRDLGLFVLSLDLMIPPLVLLVSATAALACAGLVLGLFWARWWSAIVPAAGMALLAAILVLAYFRFGRGTLRLRDLGGLLSFALDKVAIYRTGFGSIQTWVRTDRS; encoded by the coding sequence ATGACGACAGCGCTTTCAACAGTCTTGCTGGTCGCCGGTTTTTTGCTTCTTACAATGATTCTATTGCTTGCGCTTGAGGTTATTGCCGCCTCTATGGCGGGAGAAGAGCCACTGGCGCCAGCCGAGATTTCCCCTCACGCTCCTCGGATTGCTGTCCTTGTCCCAGCGCATGACGAGGGACGGAGGATCGTCCCGCTTTTGTCGGACCTGCGGGTCAGTTGCCCGGCCTCCGCCCGGGTGCTCGTGGTCGCCGACAACTGCACGGACGATACCGCCGCGATCGCGCGCGCCGAGGGGGCAGAGGTCATCGAACGCCACGACCCCGGACAACGGGGTAAGGGATTTGCGCTGGCTTTTGGCGTTGCCCATCTCGCGCTCACCCCGCCCGACATCGTCGTGATCATCGACGCAGATTGCCGCGTCAGGCCGGGAACGGTAGCGATGCTTGCAACGATCTGCGCGGGAACCAACCGCCCTGTCCAGTCAGTCGACAGTATGATCGGAGAGGATCCGACTTCGGCATCACAGCGGGTGGCAGAGTTTGCCTGGCACCTGAATACCTACGTGAGGTCGCTCGGTCTTGCGCGCTGTGGCTGGCCTGTGCGCCTCATGGGAACCGGCATGGCCATCCCCTGGACAGCGCTGAAAGAGATTGATCTCGCGACCGGGAACGTGGTCGAGGATCTGTCCCTCAGCCTGGACCTGACCGAGCTTGGCTATCCGCCGCTGTTCTGTCGCTCGGCGGTGGTCGAGAGCGCGTTTCCGAGTTCGGTGCAGGGCATGCGCACCCAGCGGCAGCGCTGGGAGCTGGGAGCACTGCGCACAGCGATGCAGGAAGGACCGATCCGTCTGTGGCGGGCGGCGCGTCGGCGTGATCTGGGTCTCTTCGTGCTATCGCTTGACCTTATGATCCCGCCACTCGTTCTCCTGGTCTCCGCCACTGCTGCGCTGGCCTGCGCGGGGCTGGTCCTTGGCTTGTTCTGGGCCAGGTGGTGGTCCGCCATTGTGCCGGCCGCTGGAATGGCCCTGCTCGCGGCCATACTCGTCCTGGCCTACTTTCGCTTTGGCCGTGGCACGCTGCGTCTGAGAGACCTGGGAGGACTGCTTTCTTTTGCGCTCGACAAGGTGGCAATCTACCGCACGGGTTTTGGTTCCATTCAGACCTGGGTCCGCACAGACCGGTCGTAA